One Aerococcus urinaeequi DNA segment encodes these proteins:
- a CDS encoding Sapep family Mn(2+)-dependent dipeptidase, with protein sequence MLDKIDFAHYIPQMIEDIQGLVRIPSIRDDEAATTDAPYGPEVRKALDFMHDLAVRDDMKVGDVYPYTVHMESRNAGINHRVDVASHIDVVPVGALSNWTKEPFGAEIIDGRMYGRGTSDMKRNAVLSYYAVKILQDYQIPLKNTIRIVIGSDEESDMTDIPQYVIKEGAPDFAITPDGQFPLQIGEKGATTWNFKGDLKSDTIIKSVVGGAGSNVVPSEATFVIADTLNPGLEAYANNKQWPIAIKEENGETILTVYGISAHASTPEAGDSAITRGFEIIANTYSDDLANKWTRLFRPYDGSGFDVARNHDIMGPLTLNQGVIEKTADGQIAFTIDVRYPTNITEPELTAAFTKEFADIPFVKSFDTAPILSDVNLPANQLLLNTFHKHFPDHAIEPIISGGVSYSKVMPNCVSFGMSFQHDAHVAHQADEYIEMDTLEKLLKLYTDAFIQLGQADQLG encoded by the coding sequence ATGTTAGATAAAATAGATTTCGCACACTATATACCACAAATGATCGAAGACATCCAAGGCTTGGTTCGCATCCCATCTATTCGCGATGATGAGGCGGCTACAACAGATGCCCCTTATGGACCTGAAGTCCGCAAAGCACTAGATTTTATGCACGATTTAGCTGTCCGTGACGACATGAAGGTTGGGGATGTTTACCCATATACCGTACACATGGAATCCCGAAATGCGGGGATTAACCACCGGGTGGATGTTGCTAGCCATATTGACGTCGTACCTGTAGGGGCCTTGTCAAATTGGACCAAAGAACCATTTGGCGCTGAAATTATCGACGGTCGTATGTATGGCCGCGGAACATCAGATATGAAACGGAATGCCGTTTTGTCATACTATGCCGTTAAAATCTTACAGGACTACCAAATTCCCTTAAAAAATACCATCCGTATCGTGATTGGGTCTGACGAAGAATCGGACATGACGGACATCCCACAATACGTGATCAAAGAAGGGGCACCTGACTTCGCCATCACACCAGACGGGCAATTCCCACTACAAATCGGGGAAAAAGGGGCCACAACATGGAACTTCAAGGGCGATTTAAAGTCAGATACCATCATTAAAAGTGTAGTCGGTGGGGCCGGGTCAAATGTAGTGCCATCAGAAGCGACATTTGTCATCGCTGATACCTTAAATCCTGGTTTAGAAGCTTATGCTAATAACAAACAATGGCCAATCGCTATCAAAGAAGAAAACGGCGAAACCATCCTAACTGTTTACGGAATTTCTGCCCACGCCTCAACGCCTGAAGCAGGGGACTCAGCGATCACCCGTGGCTTTGAAATCATCGCCAATACCTATTCAGATGACTTGGCCAACAAGTGGACACGCCTATTTCGTCCTTATGATGGGTCAGGATTTGACGTGGCCCGTAACCACGATATTATGGGCCCATTGACTTTAAACCAAGGAGTTATTGAGAAAACAGCAGACGGGCAAATTGCCTTTACCATCGATGTTCGTTATCCAACCAATATTACCGAACCAGAATTGACAGCCGCCTTCACCAAAGAATTCGCGGATATTCCATTTGTGAAATCCTTTGATACAGCACCAATTCTGTCTGACGTGAATTTACCAGCAAACCAATTATTGTTAAATACTTTCCACAAACATTTTCCAGACCACGCTATTGAACCTATTATCTCTGGTGGGGTATCATATAGTAAAGTAATGCCAAATTGCGTGTCATTTGGGATGAGCTTTCAGCATGACGCACATGTAGCTCACCAAGCAGATGAGTACATCGAAATGGATACATTAGAAAAACTATTAAAACTATATACAGATGCCTTTATCCAACTTGGTCAAGCAGACCAATTAGGATAG
- the rpiA gene encoding ribose-5-phosphate isomerase RpiA gives MVNEKELVGVAAAQYVEDGMVVGLGTGSTAYYLITELGRRMKEEGLTFTGVPTSIQSAELAADLDIPIASLNDVAKIDLTIDGTDEFDPQLNGIKGGGGAHLIEKIIAVNSERVIWICDHSKQVDQLGTFPLPVEVIPAASQHLLYAFEDKNYAPTFRLSLEGTKFVTDSGNFIIDLHLEKIEDAVKLADDLIQMVGVVEHGLFLGIADKVLMANDGRVVEFNK, from the coding sequence ATGGTGAACGAAAAAGAACTCGTTGGGGTTGCAGCAGCCCAATACGTTGAAGATGGTATGGTCGTTGGATTAGGAACAGGGTCAACAGCTTATTACCTGATTACAGAACTAGGCAGACGGATGAAAGAGGAGGGCTTAACCTTTACCGGTGTACCAACCTCCATTCAATCAGCCGAATTAGCTGCTGATTTAGATATTCCCATTGCTTCATTAAATGATGTGGCTAAAATTGATTTAACAATAGATGGTACCGATGAATTTGATCCACAATTAAATGGGATTAAAGGTGGCGGTGGTGCGCACCTGATTGAGAAAATTATTGCAGTGAATAGTGAACGCGTCATTTGGATTTGTGACCACAGCAAGCAAGTAGACCAACTGGGGACCTTTCCCTTACCGGTAGAGGTAATTCCAGCAGCTAGTCAACACTTATTATATGCATTTGAAGATAAAAACTATGCGCCAACATTCCGTTTATCACTAGAAGGCACTAAATTTGTAACTGATTCAGGTAACTTTATTATTGACCTTCATTTAGAAAAAATAGAAGACGCAGTCAAGTTGGCTGACGATTTGATTCAAATGGTCGGTGTTGTTGAACATGGCTTATTCTTGGGAATAGCGGACAAAGTTTTAATGGCCAATGATGGGCGAGTCGTAGAATTTAATAAGTAG
- a CDS encoding TraX family protein translates to MAQAINAQNKQGGLSGSTLKWIAMVTMIIDHMGAAILLPLLNSGQLETFDYSLAYTAYTSFRLIGRIAFPIFCFLLVEGFFYTSNKEKYAIRLGIFALISEIPFNLAISQQFFDLAYQNVFFTLLLGLLAIWLASIMKYRWLGIIPIVLLAIAAEYFNTDYGMFGVMLIGVLYVTRDQRLIQSFAGTVFVLWEVTGPIAFVMTYFYNGLRGRYNARWLYWIYPIHLLIFGLIARYFII, encoded by the coding sequence TTGGCTCAAGCAATAAACGCACAAAATAAACAGGGTGGGCTTTCGGGTTCTACCTTGAAATGGATTGCTATGGTCACCATGATTATTGACCATATGGGTGCAGCTATTTTACTGCCTTTATTAAATAGTGGGCAACTGGAAACCTTTGATTACTCCTTGGCTTATACAGCTTATACCAGCTTTCGGCTAATCGGGCGCATTGCTTTTCCGATATTTTGTTTCCTATTGGTTGAAGGTTTCTTCTATACCTCTAATAAAGAAAAATATGCTATAAGGTTAGGAATTTTTGCCTTGATATCGGAAATTCCATTTAACCTAGCCATTAGCCAGCAATTTTTTGATTTGGCTTATCAAAATGTATTCTTTACCTTGTTGTTGGGGCTATTAGCAATCTGGCTGGCCAGTATAATGAAATACCGCTGGCTAGGTATTATCCCTATCGTCTTATTAGCAATCGCTGCAGAGTATTTCAATACGGATTACGGCATGTTTGGCGTTATGTTAATTGGTGTCCTTTATGTCACCCGAGACCAACGTCTCATCCAATCCTTTGCTGGGACTGTATTCGTCCTATGGGAAGTGACTGGGCCGATAGCTTTTGTAATGACCTACTTCTACAATGGATTAAGGGGTCGTTACAATGCCAGGTGGCTATATTGGATTTATCCTATTCATCTGCTGATATTCGGCTTAATTGCCCGTTATTTCATCATTTAG